Part of the Serinus canaria isolate serCan28SL12 chromosome 1, serCan2020, whole genome shotgun sequence genome is shown below.
ACATGCTAGTGTACTTTATTTTTTGAGTGTCACTCTGAACATGCTTTAAACAATACCCTGAAATTCAAAAATCAGAGGTAAAAATATCTTATTCTGTCTGCTGTTTCTTCCCTTCTGtcttttttattatcttttcagcAAGGGAAAGTAAGGGAGCAACCTCATTGAAGGCAGATCCATCAGCCCGTGCTCACCAGGCAGACACAACAGTGCTGCCTCATACTCTCTCACATGTAAGATCATTCTTTGCAAGTGAAGGTAACTTCATAAAGTTTTGGGAGTCTTACCAGGCACTTTACAAGCAGTTGACTGTTTCTCCAAGTCTCTGTCTTCATTTCTGGATTCAGGAGAGTGAATAGCTTTGTCCTGCTTCTCCTTGCTCGCAGTAGTGTTTGGAATGGTTATGCTTTGCAACACTGGCTTTTTCGGCAATGGAGGTTTGCAACTAAGCTGCTCAGAGGACTTTGCTTTGGGTTTGATCTTTTCATTTAATGAATCACCAATATTTGTACTGGCTGTTTTTCTCATGTCTACCTTATCACCCCTTAGAAAGGAAGGCAATCCCtcattttctaaattaaattctGCACTGTATCTTTTAATCCCTTTTGATTCTGGTGGTGAGTTGTCTTCATATTTCAAGGACAGTGAGGTGGATCTAAGTTTCActtgaaaaggatttttatctttaaaactTGGCTGATTCTGAGATACCACTGAAGAATTGCTTGGCATTGGTACTGCATCAACAGCTGGGGAAATATAACCAGCCAAACTTTCGGTAGGTTGGCCTGGGTTCTCAGAGTAGGACTCTGGCAGGAAAGTCTCCTTTTTGCTGCTACTTTTTTCCTCGTCCAGATCTGATCCCTTCTGGAAGTCATCTTGCCACTTCTCATTTCTTGAGGAGACCTTTGCTTTGGACAGGAAGAATCCAGTATTTAATGGGCTTTCCAATGCTGATCTTTCTGGGAAATACAGGCTTCTGGTGCTTGGTCTCTCCCGtgcagaggaaacagaaaactttTTGAAGGCATTGAGTTCATTGActgctttttcagctttcttcccCAACTGTTCCTCCTTGTTCTCCTTATCAGaagcagctgcctcctgtgcagtctttattttctccagAGAGCAGAAAGTAGACGATCCCATCTGCATTGAGGAAGCAGGATGTGAAACATGGAATGAGTCTGTGGGCTGGGAAGAACCCATGAAACACTCCTTGGTGGACTCTGACAATAGAGTAAACTCTTTGTCTGCCTCTTTATTACAGGGCATTTCCACATGTACCTGATCATCCTTCTGGTTATTTTCTTCTGACCTTCCCAAGTAAACAATACTATTCTTActaattgaaatattttcttcagaaggTAATTGATTTAATGGAAACACAGTAGGAAGCTCCTTATTTTCCTGATTTACAATATTGATTGACCCATCCCCAGACAACAGAACCAGTGTTTCTGAGGAGTCTTCTTGCTTTTGCACTCCTCTGTCTGAACTGGAATAGGAAGAAGTTGCAGAGTCTTTGCCTTCTGACAGCAATAAGGACTCAGACTCCTCACACGAAATTTCCAGTGCTGGTTGGCAGTCCTCTGGCTTGTTCTCTGGTAGCAGGGTTTCCTGTCCATCAGCAGACTCGGAAGCAGGCTGAGTCATCACTGGTCTCAAAGCAGGAGGGGGGTCCTCAGGCATTCTGGGCTTTGGCCAGAAAGCCACATCCTGTGTTGCAGCTGTGCCGCATGGCAGTTCTTGATTGCTGGGTTTGAATACAGCATcatcctcttcttcttcctctgggGTACAGCTCAAATCAGTCAGAGATTCAGACTGGGTCCtctgtaaaaaagaaatacagaaagccCCGTCACCATGTACAGCTTCacttttttcttattcatcATTACATTTACAGCTGAGATCTTAGAGGAAGGCAATACTTGCCTCCTGTGCTGAGCTTGCAGTTTTCTTAACTTACACACTGGATGCTTTTTTAATTAAGCAGATCCTGGAATAATGCATTTACCAATATAAAAGCAATGCGTGACATTTCCTTCTGCACAAGTAGTGCTTTCATGCCCTTGTAGATGGGAAGTCCATCAGAACAATGGCCATTGGACTGTCCTTGGCAATTGATTCTCCAGAGCATACTGCCTATGTTTTGCTGCTCTCAAGCAAAAAGCAAcacttgaaagagaaaaatctgtctctgtATTTTGCTACTCCATActagcattaaaaataaaacaacccaTTCTTCCTTAAGCATGACTCTGAAGAGGAAAGGGTACAtagaagcaagagcaaaagcctAACAAATCCATCCTGTTATGATACTCCATTTTAGCTGAGTATCTGCCCCATATGGCAGTCTTGTTTCTAATCCCGCTGTCATACAGCATTACAGGCTTGCTCCTTTGtgtaaaagttttctttttctttcaagagtTAAACTGTTTGATAAAAGTTTATAAATGCATATGTAGTTTAAAAGTTAACAAATTCATAGGTAGTTATCTGTGAGGTCTTGTGATTAAACTTGATATGAGGACTGGCTAAGTACACAGGATTATTTGAAAGCACAGTAGTGAGCTGCTGAATATGCCTTTTCATATGGTGCCTGTATTAGCTCACTGTTTCCCCATAGTTTCTTGGGTAAATATATACTTTGGATGTAGGCCCTAACTCTAAGAACACAAAAACTGCActttaaagatattttaggGTGCTTACAACTTCTTGTTTTGCAAAGGCAATTGCAAAAAAATGCAGTTGCAATGCCACCTCCATTCACGAGAACATAAAAGTACAAGATATCGGCCAGAAGCaaggagcacaggcagagctgggcaagaaaatattaaaaattgttttatcaAAACATGTGAACGCTCTCTGTGGGAGTCCAGAAGGGCTCAGTCAGCTGGCAGTTATAGGCAGTCTGGACAAAGCAATCATATTTTAGTAACAATGTTAGAATGGAAAAGAAGGATTGATCACTGAATTATGGCTTTATGTGTTTTTCTAAATAACTGGCCTCATCattgtgctgctcacagcagtgctCTACCGAGCTGAAAGGTCACTCACAGATTTGGGGAAATACTGAATATCAGGGGGAATAATATTTCTGGTAGTAAGCAAGCCAAGTTAATTGGTTTACTGTATTCAAAACTGGATGAAGTTTATACGATGAAGTATAAATACTGTGGTAAAAGTTGAAAGCTTTAGTGCtaaaagggaggaaggaaagaaagaaggaagaaaaactaaGCTATGCCCTTCACAAAATATGACAAGGGACAAGATAAATTGTGTTTAGGAtggtttagaaaaaaatatgtttttttaaaatattatacaCTTTTTAATAGCCTTTTTAAAATAGTATGCACTTTCATTTATCCTATCTGAGTTTGAAGTAAAAAGTCCAGTAAGaactttctgtgtttgtgtcaAAAGTGACactgtttattttcacatttacCTGAGAAAATTTTCTCATTCTACTGGATCTGTGGTTCCGGGGTTTTATTAAAAGCTTATGCTTAGCAGCAGAATTATccaagaaagcagaaagctcAGGTGGAGTGTCAAAATTGGCTGTAGGGGAGATGGTACTGTCAGATGTCCGGGGAGACCCAGCTTTGCTACTTCCATGCCTAATGAACAGCTGACCGTCTGTAGAGTGAGATCTAGAAGAACCCAAtgtaatctgaaaaaaaaaaaaaaatccccaaatggagaaacaaaaataacaattcTACAAATAAGTAGccatatttattataattttaagtttgcctctttttctttttgacttttctttaaaatacattgcATTTCCTAATGTTGCATGTGCTGTACTAGTGTTAgcaattctgttttttttaGCTGCTTGAATATTGTTACATACTGTCCAGGGGGAAGGAGCAAATCCCATCTAACTGGAAGATCTAAAGCACAAAAATACATGGCCAGCATGTTTTAGAAGACAGATTTATGAAAAGTACTCAGTTACAGAACCTAAAGGgccattttcctttctgggtCTGTCCTAGCATCTTTGTCTAGGCTCCTATCCACAGTTGTTTTGTGCTGAGCATCTTTAGCTTTCTACATGTGAGCAGGGTCCTTCAAACTCTACAATACCCTCccaaagacaaaagaaattagGAATTAGTGGCATTGACACTTAGGTCAGCTTGTGTTTTTACATCATGTAAAAACATTTGTATCTACATTTACTGGAAATGTAAACTTTCATTAGTAAACTATTCCAGGGAAGGAAGCAATGGATAAGTCCTACTAGAGGACAATAATCCATCCAGAAACAGCTCCTGAATGCTGCAAGGGGTGTCATACTGTCACGAAACAGGAATTTAGTTTGCCTTTGAGCTTCACCAAAAAACTACCCTAGTTCCAGGGATGATGCATCAAGAACACTGgaaaatttgttaaaaataaactctaAAAAGGgtttctccttcctctcagATTCAGTTTTGCAAATAGGCATAATGGTATTTCCAAACTATCTGTCACAGCATTAACATCACCTCTGGCAACTCATTACAGCACTCCATGTAGGCTTGAAATTCTGGTTCACTTCTTTGGAGGAGATTTCCTCCTTTGTCACACTTTCTTCTGTGGgcattcttctttcttcttcttctttctttttttctggaagtggTATTTTACTAAGGAAGTTGGATGGGAGAAGGGCAGAGCAGCTTGgtgttcattttattttggaagggaaaaagcatCAGCAAGATGTGCAAGTAGAATTCTGCAATATGCACTGCAGCCCAAAGATACTCTGTAGTGTAGTGAGGGCCTGCGACAGCTTGCTCAATGGCCAGGGAAAAACTCCCATTGATTTTAGCAGAGGCTGGATCCACACCTTCTAATCATACTTTCTACTTAAGAAAAAGAAGGTAGCTCAGACATGCTGAATAATGGATAATGGCTGCTCTCATTAATTTTAACTCTACAATATCTGCAGTCTAGTAGTCACACATGACTAATGTACAACAAACGATAGGTGGCTGCATTATACATTAGTAGCAAACAGTGAATACATTGACATTTCAGCTCCATGATAAAAGCATGGCACATGTTCTCTTTCAAAGCACGTCATTATTTGCCTGCCTTTCTTCtggctcctgcttttcctcgAGAATTTTGCATGTCTTCTCCTTGGCAGTGCTCAGTGTTGGCCATTACACTGGAAAATCCAAAATCTGGTTTCTTACTTAAATTTCAGCAGCCTTAGTGAATGCCAGCTCTGAGCCGGCTGCAGAAGTTGTTTGTCCCACAAAGTTTGGCTTTGACAAAGcctgctggagaagaaaagagctGGCAGACCCCTTTCTCCAAATGTCATTTGCACATGGCTCAGTCATCCTTCAGCTGGTTGTGCTGGGTGGCACAAGGATGGAGGGCCAGGAGGAAACCCCATCCCCAAAGCCCAGACAGGAGAGTTgtgatttctttcttcagtcCAGGAAATCCTTGCTGCCAAGACACAGCAAGGTGTCACTGCTGCCCAAAACCTCAGGACCTCAGGGTTGTGTAAAATTCCTCAGTCCTGTGAACTGGTCTCCTCTGACTTCCAGAAGCAGGGCTAATTTCTCTGAAATGCCAGGTAGTAGATCCTGTGGTTTGGGAGGAAAGCCTTTAGATGGAGCTGCATTCTGGCTGCACTCTCAAACTGGCATGGGTTGAAGAGAACTCTGTGCTAAATGATAGGGCATGTGGAAAAAGCTAAACAGCTGTGTAGTCATCACCACGACTCAGGAGTCAGCAAGTGAGTCAGAAAGTAATATTAATGGAGCAACAGGGAGACATAAATCCTCTTTCAGCAAACATGCATCTGGACTGGGCACAATTACAGTAAGCCCATAACAGCTTTCAAGAAATACTTCCTTCGTGAgttctgttgtttttattttaagaataataaTATTGCACTGCATATAAGCAGTTTTTTCAACCAACTTCATGTGGAATCTAAGATGTAAGGCCTGAAATCTTTGCTGAGCCCTGCTTCAGCTGGTcctgaaatacattttgcatAATTACCAAGAAATGGTCAGCTCAAGACTAGTTTCTCTATTTCATTTCTGCAATTTCCTTCCACCCCTCCTCCTATTCCTAGAAAATGTTCTTCCCTCTACCTCCTGTGTTGTTTCCACCAAGACTCCAGCTGCAGACAGCTAAAAGGGACTCTTCAGAGCTTTCCAAACAGCCCTTTAATCAGCCAGAAGGGCTGGCTTCTGATTGAAGAAATCCATCCATGTGCCTATACTTGAACTCTGAAAAACATCACTTCAGCAAAATTCACAGCCAGAATCTCACTGAAGGCTGAACTCAGACTCCTAAGTCAGCCACTATCATCAGGCAAACACTTTCTGTGTCAGTGTGAGGTAACTTTGTACTTAAAGCAGGGTCTGGGCAGATTTCAAAGGATCTAGAGCTGTTCCCATCTCTTCAATAAGCTTTCTCCCTTACCCTGTGCACGTAACTCAAGCAGCCTTTACTGCAATTTCCCATCTTTGAAAAAATGGGCACTGCTTCAGTCTTTAAATCTGGTTGGTTGTGCTTGGAGATTAAATCATGTCTATAAAGTTTGCTAAAGGATATGAGCTTTGCTAGAGACGTTAATTATTATCAATGGGATAATAATGGGATGATTTTGCATCAGAGTTATGTTGATAAATAATCATAGTTTTTTATGTTAGACAGACAGATATTAAAACAGCAAACAGACAGACAGGCAATTACATGCATACAAAATTGGTTTCTTTGCAGCAGACAGgcaacaaaataatatttttttaatatttcttttaaaaactactATGGGTAATTACTTGTCCCTTAATACATTTGGCAGAAGTTACCTGTTCTTCTTCTTCACTTCCTGTTCCAGCTAAACTCAAAGAGCTAAGGTGCTTGTGAGAGTCAGAGAACTGTGGGATGGAATGAGGAAGAGATTCAATAAAAGATGACAAACAAGATGGATATAATCACAGAAATAATCTACACAAAGTGCACAAAGGTACTGGCAATGTGAGTTGTTTTCTCTACAGTCTTAAGGATTAGCAAGGACACTGCAAACATAAAGTGTAAGACATGCAGATAAAGAATGAAATAATGTCTAACAAaactgccattaaaaaaaatcagattattttatgtttctttttccaatGACAACCTAAAAGAATGTTAGAGAGTTCTCTTATCAACACTCTCAAGgggaaatacagatttttcagCCTTATTTTTAATGCCTGGAAGATCTTTGTAGTCTCTATAAAAAACACAGCATTCCCATGCATGTACACAATCACATAGTCTTCTTCCTAGTTCTGCATCTCCTGGTGtgacatttatattttaacagGAACACAGATTCTAAGTATCTGTTTACAGAGAGAGGGTGTTTTCCCAGTTTGAGTAAGGTATTTCTGAATTGCTCAGAAGTAAAATAGGGATACATAAAACCAAATACTTTATTCTACCATCCCCATATAGGTAAAACAAGTCATTTAACACCCATTTTTGTCAACACTGGAACTACTCACTCTTGTTCTCATGCCTGAGCTTAGGCTTTCATGAAGCAAAGACATTTCTGGAGGGCTCCTGGGTAATCCATCATCTTCAGAACTGGTCCCAGCATCCTCTGTTCGCTTTGCATGAAGTCCAAATGGAGGCGGAGGTCCCAATTTCATGGTAGGCTGGAGTTTCATCTTCAGCGTGGCATAAAATACATTAGCTTGTGATAGTGATGGAGGTTTCCCCAGAACATTTGTTAGCTGAGGTCAATGAGTTACCATTATTTTAACTTCACAACTGAATGATCCAGGGCACAGGACGTCTGACTTTACACATTCTCTCAGGGAGCCAAATAGACTACCCATTTTTCATCCATCATTTATGTAGAACCAAGACGGGATACTGCTGTCTAATTAACAAATGCAACATTGGATATAAACTGCAGCCAGATATTACTTACTAATCAAACATTCGACTACAAATACTATCCAAAAAAATCAAGCCTGGAAAGACATTCCATCTCTTGcgtttgaaaaaatattatattgtCTAAATTACCTGTAAAGCTCTAATCCGATCCGAAATGTTTTCTTGAGAAAACACTCTCACTGGCCTTGCAGGCTCTTGCCCAGTCTCAAGGATGAAAATGCTATCATGTGACAAAGCTCTGCTTCCCATAATGCCTTTATGTGTCCTAGAATAATATAACAAATGAGTGAAAACATGCAAActtttttgccatttctctTAACTCAAGGGGTCTATTGAAGGTGGAATGAGACATAGGGATGCACAGCATATATCACAAACAAGATTCCAGACTTCCCATAAATACAGCCATTCAGGATAATCTAAGTAACacctttaaaaacaacaaaaaaattgtaaatgcTGTTATCTGTCACATTAACAAACTGGATCAAGGTTAAAGACAGTTTAACGCCAGAAGACAGGTTATGTCTTATGAAAAAATCTACTGCCCCTTGGGTGGAAGCCAGCAGCTGGGTGGTGTCACAGTGCCACAGGCAAGCCCAGGTGCAAAATTGAGTTCACATGAATGAGTCTGTCCTGAGACTTCTTGCTAATGTTAAGACCATGTCTTGCAAATGAGTGACAATTACCCTAGGAAGAACCTTTTACTATCTAAATGTGGTACAGCATTTAATATATCTCTGCCATACAGATCATTAGCAAAATCATTTCAGGCAATGTAGTCCTTACACGGAATCCTTTAGGTGTTGTGCTCTATATCAAGGTATCTCAGATTTTCTCTTATGAGCCTGTGGGACACATTTTTTCAATGACAATCTTTGTAGCTTAGTTGGGGGAAATAGGAGATGCTTTGTAGGCAGTTTATCTCATATTCTGATGCATGGTTATGTAACATCTTTTGCAAATGGGGCATGTGGGGCATGAGCACCATGCTTCCTTATGGGAATGGTAGAGGAGGCCCACAGAGAGACAGCTAGCTGCTAGGAGGTTCCTTGTGCTCGTTTTCCTCAGCTTAGCTCATACCCAGACTGAGAAGAGACAAGAAATGTGTGCACACAGCATTTTTTAAGAGTacctttttcaattttttaaatcaggGAGCTATGAAATGGTAAATCAGTGCAGAATAGATAATTATTTGGGTTTATGTAACTATCAAGTAAAttgagcagaaaagaaaaaagaactgtaTTTCTGGATCCTAAATACTGTCATAGGGACATTGAAGACAAACAATCATGGCAGACTGTAACATTTTCCACATAGTGGCTGCTATAAATATGTTTGATAAAACAATAGCAGGAAATAGTTGATCTACATTCTtgctgcagaaggaaggaaagccTGCCACATCTGCTTGATGCATTAGAGACATTAGAAGAGCAATTTATCTGAGTGCAAATGTGATCTGTGCAGTGCATCCAAGGTCAGACAGATCTATAGCAATTTGCAGAGTAGGTGCCAGTCAGGGCTGCAGTGGTGCCCCATGCACCAGCACTCAACAAGCGTGCAGCCACACAGGCACTGTCACTGCATGGGCACATTTATCCCAGCATTCCATCCTCATTTCCTCTTTCTAGCAGATGCATCCCTCCCAGACACATAATGGAAGTACCCTGCATGTCTCCTCAGATTAAGTGctcaaattaattttccttcctttcaaataatttcctggTCTTTGTCTGTCTACGTAAATATTGAGAAACAATCATGTAATAACGCTTCAGGTTACAGCACAGAAATATGGCCAGAACAGCCAGAGATGGCACCCACTCAGACATGACCTTGTTAAGGCACACATGGGGGAAAGAAAATCTCACCATCCACGTCTTACAGGATGTAATAAGCTGTCAAACGACAGAAAATCTCACCacctggtgctgccagcccagaaCTCTGAGGGCCTCAAGCTGGACTTACTATCATTACTATTGCCAATGCcatgaaagcaaaaagaaaaaaaacaacaccaaaccatcaaaaaaaaaaaaaaaaaaaaagaaagaaaaaaaagaaaaaaaaagaaattgttaaCAATTTCTTTTGGTTGTTTGGCGCTGCCTGGTGGCCACATCGAATAATGTCGTTTTAAATGGCCGGGCCGGGATGGTTTCCTTTCCCattcctgggcacagcagcacccttGCTTGAGGACCAGAAGGCTTGTTCTGAAGAGCACAATGTCCACCAATGCAAAGACTTGCTCTTGAGTTATCGAAGGGGGTCTTCAGTCCACCTGTCTGTCCAGAGATATAGCTGAATGTTTGGGCAGGGTTTCTCATGGTCACTTTTCATAGTGGGTGACATGAAGACAGGGTTTTCAGAGGCAAAGAGGTACACAGGATGGGACTCTTCTGGTCTAACTTCAGACATCAAATTGCAGCTATTTACACTGCAGGTGGCTATCCCAGGCTCCTGTTTACATTCAGTGGAGAGATATAGGCACTCCTAGAGCCTATTTCATGCATAAGGATGATACAATCTTTGTTAGGAATGCTGACTTCTGACTATAAAAGACAGCTGGTAACTAACTATacctgtccatggcagagagattggaactggatgatctctAAAGACCCTTCTAACTCATACCATTCTATGAATCTGTGGTTCTAGAACTCAAATGTAGACATTTTTACTTTGGTCAGATGGATCCCTgtacacagaggaaaagaaggctTCAGAGCCTCTGGATCCTGCTGATTTCAGTTGCAGTCATCCCATTACTCCTTCCTTGCTTTCAAACTCTGGCATAAAGGGTTAGTCATCCAACCTTCTCTAACAATCCTTAGTAGTTACATTTTAGGGACATAAGGTTTATATCCTGGTAGGATATAAACCGATTATCTAATTCATTTTTGAAGATGGGAATTACATTCTTTTGAAATTATAACCCAAGGCTTATTTATGattaaatgaaagcatttttcattaatatttcttgCTACACCCCACTCAATTCCCTTCTGAATTGCCTTGCATCAACCATTTTAATTTGTactttcctgggaaaagcaactatttgaaaatacagcatTATGCACAAAGGGAGGCGGCAattttgaggtgtttttaaTCTACAGACATTGTAGCAATTTTGTATTTGTTCACCAAACGGAGTCCAAAGACTTACTCAAGTTCATCTTCAGAATCATAACTAGTGCGCGTGTCATGAGAGGCCGCGACATCGTTTGTTGACTGGCACAGCttcaggctgctgctcacagaagaTGAcgtctctttccttttctttttaccaaaaaactttttgaaagatttgaactttgattttttctttcctaagtGAAGAAACATAAAGATCATGCAACCAGCAGCATGTGAAAATTTTTgagaaataacatttctttctaatttttttcataagtggatttttttcctggaaaatgtaaCACAGTCCACTGTTGCATTATTGTCTTTCAACACTGTACACATAGTATGAAATTACTGTTATCTTGGAGAATGGATTACAATGTTTATGAGACATAAGAAATAACCAATGGTGTAGAATCATTCCTAACAGAGTTTCAACTTGCCTCTTGGGGTAATTAAACTGTGAAGGAAAAATTTCGTCTTAACTGCCTgggatatgaaaaaaaaattattacttggAAACACACTGTCTTTGGTCAGCAAGCTAAATAGTGATGATAAGAGCAATGCAACCAAAACCAATTTAAATGTAGAAAAGGTGAATGAACAGTGTTGGGAGGCTAATGCTGTTAAAATGTTTGGTTTATAATACACTGAGAGTATTTTTAATGCTGATTACAAGATTCAATGGGTCACAAAGTATTCATCTAGGAATCAAGCAATAACCTTGAAAAGCAATTCTAGACTGCTCAGTGAGAAAGACCTAAATTAGGATCAGTTTAGTTGCAGCTCTGTGAAGGAAActatttcaaattaaatcagTGTTTTCCACAAGAATCCCAACAATCTGTGCCTGGCCTGTTTAAGTTGACATGACAGTACCGCGAAGCATCTCTTTCAGCATTTCATTCACTCTTGGATCTTGTTGGGTAAAAAAGTTTGCTTGGTCACAAAATGCTataaaaatcttatttcaagcctctgaaaatgcagaaaacatgtAACAGCTCTTGGAAAAAGGtgaagagaaaggcagaatGCATTCTCTAAACAAACAAATTCACTTCTATGAGAGAGCTAAGGCATAGAAGCTCAAGAAGTCACAGCACTTTTCATTCAccagggaagggagaaattATACCTGAATTgtcctctccatctccttcaGCCTCTCTCATCTTAGGGTCCATTGTCCTGGAGGAACTCATGGGGCAATCACTAAAGGAGGAACAAAAACTGTCAGTTGTATCAACAGAATAACAGTACTTCACTGTATATGTTTCAGATACATAAGGCAAG
Proteins encoded:
- the CRACDL gene encoding CRACD-like protein produces the protein MDPKMREAEGDGEDNSGKKKSKFKSFKKFFGKKKRKETSSSVSSSLKLCQSTNDVAASHDTRTSYDSEDELETHKGIMGSRALSHDSIFILETGQEPARPVRVFSQENISDRIRALQMKLQPTMKLGPPPPFGLHAKRTEDAGTSSEDDGLPRSPPEMSLLHESLSSGMRTRFSDSHKHLSSLSLAGTGSEEEEQITLGSSRSHSTDGQLFIRHGSSKAGSPRTSDSTISPTANFDTPPELSAFLDNSAAKHKLLIKPRNHRSSRMRKFSQRTQSESLTDLSCTPEEEEEDDAVFKPSNQELPCGTAATQDVAFWPKPRMPEDPPPALRPVMTQPASESADGQETLLPENKPEDCQPALEISCEESESLLLSEGKDSATSSYSSSDRGVQKQEDSSETLVLLSGDGSINIVNQENKELPTVFPLNQLPSEENISISKNSIVYLGRSEENNQKDDQVHVEMPCNKEADKEFTLLSESTKECFMGSSQPTDSFHVSHPASSMQMGSSTFCSLEKIKTAQEAAASDKENKEEQLGKKAEKAVNELNAFKKFSVSSARERPSTRSLYFPERSALESPLNTGFFLSKAKVSSRNEKWQDDFQKGSDLDEEKSSSKKETFLPESYSENPGQPTESLAGYISPAVDAVPMPSNSSVVSQNQPSFKDKNPFQVKLRSTSLSLKYEDNSPPESKGIKRYSAEFNLENEGLPSFLRGDKVDMRKTASTNIGDSLNEKIKPKAKSSEQLSCKPPLPKKPVLQSITIPNTTASKEKQDKAIHSPESRNEDRDLEKQSTACKVPEKNVPFPMAAGDSGKDPDSPTEPAWISIARQKQRGMHQEKELEREKFVAPDNKSNTEKQNKGKEQTEGPVKQQWSKLSHLAPKTTFEEQRKDTKSEAKPLLRINSLSHCVPVALVDKEEISHLKKASNAVPNQPSWMELAKKKSQAWSDMPQIIK